One window of Pyxidicoccus xibeiensis genomic DNA carries:
- a CDS encoding ABC transporter ATP-binding protein produces MSSGPLLQVRDLKVHFPVRGGLLGRVRGAVKAVDGVGFDVVRGETLGLVGESGCGKSTLGRALLRLVEPTAGSIRFEGQELTGQSQRTLRPLRRRMQLVFQDPYASLNPRLTVRDILAEPFAIHGLARERGEREREVAALVDAMGLPREALDRYPHEFSGGQRQRIGIARAIALRPDLVVADEPISALDVSIQAQIVNLLVDLQKERGLTYVFIAHDLKIVEYVSTRVAVMYLGRIVELAPAAALYRRPRHPYTQALLSAVPVPDPGRARTRLLVPGEPPSPLNPPSGCAFHPRCPHVMERCRRETPPLYPLGSGHVSACFLSEEESRAAATEPTPGGVPGVLAQPPSSG; encoded by the coding sequence ATGAGCTCCGGGCCGCTGCTTCAGGTGCGGGACCTCAAGGTCCACTTCCCCGTCCGGGGCGGGCTGCTGGGCCGCGTGCGCGGCGCGGTGAAGGCCGTGGACGGCGTGGGCTTCGACGTCGTGCGCGGCGAGACGCTCGGGTTGGTGGGAGAGAGCGGCTGCGGCAAGAGCACGCTGGGCCGCGCGCTGCTGCGGCTGGTGGAGCCCACCGCAGGCTCCATCCGCTTCGAGGGGCAGGAGCTCACCGGCCAGTCCCAGCGCACCCTGCGGCCGCTGCGCCGGCGCATGCAGCTCGTCTTCCAGGACCCGTATGCCTCGCTCAACCCGCGGCTGACGGTGCGCGACATCCTGGCGGAGCCCTTCGCCATCCACGGCCTGGCCCGGGAGCGCGGCGAGCGCGAGCGCGAGGTGGCCGCGCTGGTGGACGCCATGGGCCTGCCGCGCGAGGCGCTGGACCGCTACCCGCACGAGTTCTCCGGCGGCCAGCGTCAGCGCATCGGCATTGCACGGGCCATCGCATTGCGCCCGGACCTGGTGGTCGCCGACGAGCCCATCAGCGCGCTGGACGTGTCCATCCAGGCGCAGATCGTCAACCTCCTGGTGGACCTGCAGAAGGAGCGCGGGCTCACCTACGTCTTCATCGCGCACGACCTGAAGATCGTCGAGTACGTCTCCACCCGCGTGGCGGTGATGTACCTGGGCCGCATCGTCGAGCTGGCGCCCGCCGCCGCGCTCTACCGCCGGCCGCGCCACCCGTACACGCAGGCGCTCCTGTCCGCGGTGCCGGTGCCGGACCCCGGCCGCGCGCGCACCCGCCTGCTGGTGCCGGGCGAGCCGCCGTCGCCCCTGAACCCGCCCTCCGGCTGCGCCTTCCACCCGCGCTGCCCCCACGTCATGGAGCGCTGCCGGCGCGAGACGCCGCCGCTGTACCCGCTCGGCTCCGGGCACGTCTCCGCCTGCTTCCTATCGGAGGAGGAGTCCCGGGCCGCCGCCACCGAACCCACTCCCGGAGGTGTCCCCGGTGTTCTGGCTCAGCCACCATCATCCGGATGA
- a CDS encoding ABC transporter ATP-binding protein, giving the protein MTSAARPAVEAPLLDVRGLTTELSLEEGPVRAVDGVSFTVPPGGTLGVVGESGCGKSLTALSLLRLAPDPPVRVVGGEVLFQGRDLLKLPEAELRRVRGRHAAMVFQEPMTSLNPVFTVGEQISEGVRLHLGASRSQARERAVEMLRQVGIPAPEERVDAYPHQLSGGMRQRVMLAMALACDPSLLIADEPTTALDVTIQAQILELLERLQAERRMAVMLITHDLGVVAESCDAVVVMYAGRVVERAPVRELFSRPAHPYTAGLLRSIPSLQLAMGEGGDSPHRRLRAIPGMVPSLRKLPSGCAFRDRCDRALEVCARVTPPLEPKRDGQLAACHNPVPAP; this is encoded by the coding sequence GTGACGTCCGCCGCGCGGCCCGCCGTCGAGGCGCCCCTGCTCGACGTGCGCGGGCTCACCACGGAGCTGTCGCTGGAGGAAGGGCCGGTGCGCGCCGTGGACGGCGTGTCCTTCACGGTGCCTCCGGGCGGCACGCTGGGCGTGGTGGGGGAGAGCGGCTGCGGCAAGAGCCTCACCGCCCTCTCCCTGCTGCGGCTGGCCCCCGACCCGCCCGTGCGCGTGGTGGGCGGCGAGGTGCTCTTCCAGGGGCGTGATTTGCTCAAGCTGCCCGAGGCGGAGCTGCGGCGGGTGCGCGGCCGCCACGCGGCCATGGTCTTCCAGGAGCCGATGACGTCGCTCAACCCCGTCTTCACCGTGGGGGAGCAGATCTCCGAGGGCGTGCGGCTGCACCTGGGCGCGTCGCGCTCGCAGGCGCGCGAGCGGGCGGTGGAGATGCTGCGGCAGGTGGGCATCCCCGCGCCGGAGGAGCGCGTGGACGCGTACCCGCACCAGCTCTCCGGCGGCATGCGGCAGCGGGTGATGCTGGCCATGGCCCTGGCGTGTGACCCGTCGCTGCTCATCGCCGACGAGCCCACCACCGCGCTGGACGTCACCATCCAGGCCCAGATTCTCGAGCTGCTCGAGCGGCTCCAGGCCGAGCGGCGCATGGCGGTGATGCTCATCACCCATGACCTGGGCGTGGTGGCCGAGAGCTGCGACGCGGTGGTGGTGATGTACGCGGGCCGCGTGGTGGAGCGTGCTCCGGTGCGTGAGCTGTTCTCGCGGCCGGCGCACCCGTACACCGCGGGCCTGCTGCGCTCCATTCCCTCGCTGCAACTGGCGATGGGGGAGGGCGGTGACTCGCCCCACCGTCGGCTGCGGGCCATTCCGGGCATGGTGCCCTCCCTGCGCAAGCTGCCCTCCGGCTGCGCCTTCCGCGACAGGTGCGACCGCGCGCTGGAGGTGTGCGCGCGCGTGACGCCTCCGCTGGAGCCCAAGCGGGACGGGCAGCTCGCCGCCTGCCACAACCCGGTGCCCGCGCCATGA